The following proteins come from a genomic window of Malus domestica chromosome 02, GDT2T_hap1:
- the LOC103405945 gene encoding pectinesterase 2, which translates to MAIRFYSTLYLVICLSPLIIFGYSPNDVKTWCSQTPHPHPCESFLSHNPNNIPIKGKSQFFKISTQLALDRAILAHTNLYSLGSKCQNAHEKAAWADCLELYDYTIQKLNKSIDPVTNGATQNDAQSWLSTALTNLETCLAGFVDLAVSNNQLMPSNNVSNLISNTLSINKVPYTSQPEYKQGFPTWVKPGDRKLLQSSSPKADIVVAKDGSGNYKTINEAISAASKRKGSGRYVIYVKAGSYKENVQIKLNNIMLLGDGIGKTIITGSKSVGGGTTTFNSATVAVVGDGFIAQGITFENTAGLTSGQAVALRSGSDLSVFYKCSFEGNQDTLYVHSERQFYRECDIYGTVDFIFGNAAVVIQNSNIYVHNHKTNTVTAQGRTDPNQNTGISIHNCKVTAASDLKPVQSSVKTYLGRPWKQYSRTVFMKTYLDSLINPAGWMEWSGDFALKTLYYGEYMNTGPGASTKNRVSWAGYHVITSASEASEFSVGNFIAGGSWLPATNVPFTSGL; encoded by the exons ATGGCAATTCGATTTTACTCGACACTTTATTTGGTGATTTGTCTCTCTCCATTAATCATTTTTGGTTACTCTCCCAATGATGTGAAAACATGGTGTAGCCAAACCCCTCACCCACACCCATGCGAGAGTTTTCTAAGCCATAACCCAAATAATATCCCCATCAAAGGTAAGTCCCAATTCTTCAAGATATCAACCCAACTAGCCCTAGACCGTGCCATACTTGCTCACACCAACTTGTATTCACTTGGCTCAAAGTGCCAAAATGCACATGAAAAAGCTGCATGGGCTGACTGCCTTGAGCTTTATGACTACACAATCCAAAAGCTCAACAAATCCATAGATCCCGTCACCAATGGCGCTACTCAAAACGACGCTCAATCTTGGCTCAGCACAGCTCTCACGAACCTTGAGACATGTCTAGCAGGGTTTGTAGACCTCGCTGTCTCGAATAATCAGCTCATGCCATCTAATAATGTTTCTAATTTGATTAGCAACACTTTGTCCATTAACAAAGTACCGTACACCTCTCAGCCAGAATATAAACAAGGCTTTCCAACTTGGGTGAAGCCCGGGGATCGGAAGCTCTTGCAGTCGTCTTCTCCTAAGGCAGATATTGTGGTGGCAAAAGACGGTTCAGGGAATTACAAGACCATAAATGAGGCAATATCTGcagcttcaaagagaaaagggagcgGGAGGTATGTGATATATGTGAAGGCAGGGAGCTACAAGGAAAATGTTCAGATAAAGTTGAATAATATCATGTTGTTGGGAGATGGCATAGGAAAGACAATCATTACAGGAAGCAAAAGTGTTGGCGGGGGTACTACAACCTTCAATTCAGCTACAGTTG CTGTGGTCGGAGATGGGTTTATTGCCCAAGGCATAACATTCGAAAACACTGCCGGTCTAACAAGTGGGCAAGCCGTGGCACTCCGGTCCGGTTCAGATCTATCTGTGTTTTACAAGTGTAGCTTTGAGGGGAACCAAGACACCCTCTATGTGCACTCTGAAAGGCAATTCTATAGAGAATGTGACATCTATGGAACTGTTGACTTTATTTTTGGCAACGCTGCCGTGGTTATTCAAAATAGTAACATTTATGTTCACAACCACAAAACCAACACAGTTACAGCCCAGGGCCGAACCGACCCAAATCAGAACACAGGAATTTCCATTCATAATTGTAAGGTTACAGCTGCTTCGGACTTAAAACCGGTTCAAAGTTCAGTTAAAACATACCTAGGGAGGCCGTGGAAGCAATATTCTCGAACGGTGTTTATGAAGACATACCTTGATAGCTTAATTAACCCAGCAGGTTGGATGGAATGGAGTGGCGATTTTGCCTTGAAGACTTTGTATTATGGTGAATACATGAACACTGGCCCTGGTGCATCCACTAAAAATAGGGTTAGTTGGGCAGGTTACCATGTGATTACTAGTGCCTCGGAGGCTTCCGAATTCAGTGTTGGGAACTTCATTGCTGGTGGTTCTTGGTTGCCAGCCACCAATGTGCCTTTCACCTCTGGTCTATGA